A stretch of DNA from Pseudopipra pipra isolate bDixPip1 chromosome 1, bDixPip1.hap1, whole genome shotgun sequence:
CcaatttttcttgaagaaatccAACTGACAAAAATCACCTCAAATAAAAGATACCTCAATGAAAAAGCTGCTATTAATAgtaaagaacattttttcaGACACCTGTCTTCtccttattttaaatatttaagaaagaCAACTTATATTAATACACTCTCATAAACGTGGACAATTCACGGACATAGGGTACAAATCATATGAAATGATCATCACCTTTGACATCACTTATTTGCCAGCTACCAGGttcctaaaaatatattttaaagattcATTATGTGTCTGTATTAGCAATGAACCTCGAAGACAGACATCTTAAGCCTAAGCAACAATTTATCCTTTTCCCTGATGTAGCTCCTGagcatttcttttcctcctgttcccCTTCCTGCTTTAGGGAAATAAGGGATGTGATTCTCTACATCAGAATGTGTCAGTGAGGCACATGCTCATAAAAGACACAAGATGTTTAAACAATAAATCAGTTCTTATGAACTGATTCAATGTTCAATTCTTATGAACATCATTCAGTGAAGGAGTTCACACTGTACTCTGCACACTGTCTCAAAATATTGATGAGTATCACTGCATCACACAGATTATGCAGATAAAGTTGATAAAGAAGCCAGCTTTCACTACAGCTGTAGCAGTTACTCCATTCCTCATAAATTTTgactttctttcagaaaaattagTCCATACTACAGTAAAGCTTCCCTGCAGTCTGAAGACCAAACACCTCACACAGCAAGACTCTTGTGAAACAAGACGGATTCGACACTTTGGGGAATTGCTCTATCTTTATACTAACTATATACCAGTAAGCCTTGACTGGAAATTCCTGGGTTTATTGAGTATTtgttgtctttaaaaaaaaaaaaaaaaaaaaagtcatgaaaGAAGAATGTCAATTAAGAACATATTTGTATGCAAAAGGTAACTCACTAATCTGCTTTAAGAGAGTCCTACTCCTTGACACAGATCTATCCTTTCACAAACTGCTGTCCGTGGGTACAGACTTCCTCATGTGTAGGAACAATTTTACTCATAAATCATTATAACAGAGTAAGagtattttaaattgaaaaaattacattaacCCACTTATTctgatttcctccctttctAAAGCAACTCTTTGAGTTCAAacatatattacatataaaatAATCACTTAAAGCAGATACAGCTGTAGCACAAAAATCTAAATGAATGTACAGTGTATGTGAACTTGAAAGGTCGAAGTGCTCCAGGAAAATATAGGAATTTAAAGACCCAATCTTATATCCATACTGGGCAAATTAAtgagagaattaaaaacaacaaaaaaccaccacagacAGATTAAAAAGCTACATCTTTTGTATAGAGAAATATAACTCAATATCCTGTCACCATTCTTGCACAGTCACTGAACATGTAGTAGACTTAGCTTACCTGGAATTTCCAAAAAGCATTTGACAATATGCCCTACCaaaaatccttaaaataaaacctaaaattggataaaaaggaagagaaaaatcttctCAAGGTTTAACTCTCAGTTCATAATAAGAAAAGATGAGTAGCTTCCCCACTGAACAGGGATGATCAAAGGAGGCTGATGACAATAGATGCAAAGTGATGTACAAAGTAACTCAAAACCCCTCTCAAATAGGTCTCGATAAAGATTTACTTATGCATTATCCAAGTGTGTTTTTGAATAGAATTGCTTTCTGAGGGATGGAAAACATTTATAAATTCATGTTAATTAATCTTCCAATTAACACATGATAGACTCAGGAGCTTCCAAATATTTTACGATAAACTTCCCATCACCTAGAAGTCAAATTACAATGTTCTTATTCTCTTACATCTAAGGAACATAATGGTAAAGAATAGCAGgaagcactgcagagctgttaTTTAGAGATATTCAGCTGAAAGCAAGAAACTGGTGACTACTCAGACAATGTTAGCACACAAAGAtgcagagacagacagacagacagacaaacatACCTGGTAAATTCAAAGTCTTCCAGTAATATTTTGTCAAGCTCAAAATACAGGCAAAAGGAGAAGAACTGATTTCTACTAACTTGTCTGGTTGTCACCACTGGGGCCAGATGTGCCTGGAAAGTACTCCTTCGATCTGTGATTGGGTTTCCGTGATGTATGGGTGGCAGTTCTTCATCTATTGATCACAAACAAggaagtgtttgttttctttcaggagtACAAAACCAATGTATACAGCTATGTAAGTAAAAAATGTCTCGACTTTTAGAAAGGGATTTGTTAAAATGACGTACACGACATGACAAACAGAACAAGTAAAAATACGTTGGGTTATTTAATGACTGTTATCAAACTTTATTACGATTTTATTGTTACTAATTTTTCTCTAAAGCTGAGTAGAATAGCAGAATCTTCAAGCCTCTCCTAGATTATTTCAACAGAAATAACATGAGCATACTTTTTACCTTCCTGACTTTCAGATGTCATgtaatttaacattttaattggATCTTCCTGAATGGGCTCATAGTCTAGGAGAAAATCTTCTCCATCAACTTCATCAACTTCTTCACTGGTTTTCTTAATATCCGGTTCTATTACAATATAAGTAGTAGAAATCATTACAcatttttttgcaagaaaagcaaaacaaagtttCAAACTCTTTGAAATCTAGAGTTCTGGCATTCAGATTTAGAGACAAGTTAATACATCACAGTCTGATTCCTACTGAGGGTCTATGATGTGGTGATAATGCAGTTTTTATAACAGGTATTTTCCATAAAAAAGCAGAGGGGTGATAAAGCATGTTCAAAAGGTCTAGAAAATCATTAGATATAATAAGTAGAAGCTATAAAGTTGCAGTCAAAATACCCAAACTTCCAACACCGTCAGTAAAATTTTCACTTCTCAGTATCCACTCCTTCAGTCACCTCAATGAAAACTAACTTCTTAAATGTCCGTGATGCAGCAACAAAATGCTCAGTTTATTGAAAGACTAAAACCAGACCTTACTATGAAGCAACACTGAGaacagaatttattttcctcttcagtcTTTTATTCCTCACAGGACTAAGCTAACATCCATGACACAGAAAAGTACTTCTCTTACCTTTTGCCACATGTGCATGCACACGTCACTCACACATTTCATAGCACTTTAGCATTTTAATGCACAGAAACCCCTCCACCATTTTTTGAAAGAACTGTGAATTTACACAAACTGGGTAAGAGtaacaacagaaaaatcactGCAATTCTAGAGATCGTGTACTTCTCATCCCAATACAGTAAAATACAATTAAGAAGGAATATTTGGTCATCTGTCTGCATATTCCAGTGAAGTTTATCTTCTCTTGAATTCCAATCCTCCAACAGTGCACTCAATATCAGAAATTAATTACTGACATGAATAATTCCTTTGCAAAACAGAGGACAATGCATAATGTACTCTGTGCAGCACTGTCCTTTCATGCAAGTAATTTCATTCCTGAGAGAACTGAGGACTGTGTTCTAGTTCAAAGGCCACATCCTTTTCtctactgctttttaaaaagggaagCTATCACTATAAAACAGTAAGCCACGACACTTGAGACTGTTTTCTGATATGCAGATCCAATACAAAATTGGACGTAAACTTTAACTTGGACTGAAATTTACTTTGCAGTGCAAcacaaaataaactgaaaaccCCGGTGTTTTCTGAAGTACCTGGCTCTGAAGATTGTGCCTTTTCTATCAGAACTTCTCGTATCTTCTCCACCCATAAATACAGTATACTTTCACCAAGGTTCTGTCTGGAAgtaaaaacccacagaaaatgaagaatcATTTTTGCAGATTTCATTTGGAAAGCACGCCAAATAACATACAGATTTCAGACACACAGAAATAGAACATAATAAGCTAGTGAGATAAACAGCTTAGGCAGGCTTGTGGAAAGTTCTGTTTCCGTACTTCACTGGGCAAAACACTGTATCTGCGGTATCTGTGTTGTTACATACTCTTTGTGGCTTGCTTTACTTATTTATTAACATTAAAAGCACAAATGATGGAGGGAAACAGGAAACTGACAGAAACTTTCTGACCACTGCGCAAAGGGAAAACAACTGTGGGAAGAGTAAGtcagtattttcaaaagaaTACTAAGCTACAATGTCCAGACTTAGAGCTTGCCCTGGATCAGTTTTCTCTACAAAAAGCACTGTACTGCCAGTGGtgagctccttcagctgctctgcagttgAAGCTGCTCTTCATCAGTACGGCTGAGGTTGACCTCAGTGGACTGTGATAGGAGGTCAGTGGCAGCAGACACAATGGAACACTGGATTGATAAACTACATTTTGGGTAACAAGCAGACCTACAGGACAGAGAGGTAAAGATCTAGGTCTAGGAGTCTTCAGTCAGGGGATACAGATGTGTATTAAGGTACTGGGGGAGGATGGAACAAACATGTTCTATATATGCATATTTGGAATTAAATGCTTCCTTTATGTACAGCAAACAActcaaaatacatttcaaatgGTGTCCTGCAAAGCTGTCTTCACAATTTTAGTTTAGTACGTTTATGAACGATGCACGTTTGTCTCTGAACCAAAACTAAAGATTTAGGGCCATATGTAACTCAAGGtttctcattaattttattcttactGCCACCACCTGGGCACCATGTAAATGACAAAATAACATCTTTAAACTCTCACTCAGCTTAATGTATACAGCACTACTGCTGGAAACAATCAAATTCAAATAAACatacatattttaagaaaaaataaggaatttaTAAACTTGTAGCTCTGTCTTCAAAATCTGGACAGACTCCAGAATAATTCAACACCTTGATCTCACACTGCTTATCATAAAGAAGCACTGCCTTAAAACCTGAAgacctagatttttttttttttagtgatgGAATGAGACAGATTagacaacaaataaaatttttctgttttgtaaagTAAATAGCAATTTCTCCAGCTACTGCCCAATTTCAGTTTCTGAGGTTGTAAATTACACTTACTCTGAAAAGTTACCTTTCtatgctgctattttttttgtcacttgTGTCTAAGTCACGAAACAAAGCTTTCTGTTGAATAAAAATCTTACCAGAAGAATATCTGGTTAAACACAGTTATTTGCTATACTTTTTGTCTCCCAAAACAAACTTGTAATCTATAATTACCCACTCTTTACACGCCCTTAAGAAGACACAGCGATCAATAGTATAGTTCATACTGGTTTAGATTGCAGAACTCTACAACTTAGATCACTAGGGACTAAAGACCTGGTAAAACACACAATGCAAATGATGCAGAGTATCTGTTTATCCAACAACCACTCGGACATTGAATAGATAAAAGGCTTTCACAAATACTGTGAATGTCAGGGACTACTCCAGGTTTTTAAACAGTCTAAAATGACATATATGGCCTAAAGTACAAACATTCACTTCCTGCTGAACAAACAAAAGTCAGAGACCAGCAAGGACTCTGAATAGCAGCTGATATAGACAGAAGGGAACCACAAGGGACTGAACTAGCACACTCTAACAGCCTACAAGACTGCAGAGgtggggaacaaaaaaaaagaaaaaaaactctttCACAGCCATGCTCACAGTCCTCACATGCCAACTTGTGCCAGATGCTCAGGACATTTAAAGAACCACCTACAGCAGCTCTACCTGTGGTACAGACTTCATCAAATCCTTTGAATCTGGACAGCATTAAGGACAATCTCTGTCCTTTTTCCTCCACTGAAAAACTGTGGTGAATATGATCCCATAGACTTTTTGCCTAAAATCCTTGTGCATTTTTAACACTTCAAATTCAATTTTACTTGCTTAAATTATCTGTTGCTTAATTAGCTAAGAAACACAGTTAATCAAAGTAACTGAGTAATTAGATAAAAACCCATTAAGCAAGCTAAGTGCTCCCTTCCTTatggcattaaaaaaacatttcttacGCAAGATGTTCAGATTTCACTATCTGGGGCATGACTGTGCTTCCTTATGatgcattttcatttaatttattttacattatatttgggatctgaaagaaataaataaaccataaaaaaccccaacatttatTACCCCAATTTcacagcaatttaaaaatacataatttgaGTATTTCTAAATGCTCTGTTTATTCTCATGCATTCATTGTGCCTTGTTGTAAGCTGCACACTGTGATAATAAACAGTCCATGTGATGATCCAGATTCCAGTTAATAGATTCTgcatgtgtttgttttaaaacctAATTATCCCTtagcttttaagaaaaaatgtgCTCTAAGACACAAACGTTTTCACATCCTGTGCTTTAACATTCAAATGCAGAATAGATGCAGAAATCTCATACTTGATAGCAATAAACAATCTCATAGATTCCAAAGGGCATCTATTCTATTGGGTTTCAAAATGAAAGCTTCTATCCTTATAGAAAATCAGGTCTAAACAACATAAAAGAGATTTCTCAGAGTTTAACACAATTTGTTATTGTAAAATGATTACTAAATACACTGCACCTTTAACTGTTAGCTTGATAAAAGAAACTTGCTCTGTCTATTGCAGCAATCACTTCATAACTACTAGTTAATACAGGTACTTCAAAAGCATACACTGAGCAGGGCATGGAACTCAAAATACAATGTATCCTTTTACTATATTCCACAGTCTCGAACTTACAGATATATTTCTTCCAAGCTATTTGCTAGTTCCGTATAATCTTGTCCTCGAAGCCAAGGGGcactaaaatgaaaagaaatacaataaaaatttcGCCATATGCTGCTTCCAACATTCTAAAATAAAAGTGATAAACACCTTGAAAATATAAAACACCAAGATTTCAGCTGTAAACATTTTGGGAATAGCACAATCACTCAGTTTTCCTTCAAGACATCTAACCTGGGCTGCAAGAATTAGAGttgagggaagagagaaaacttTCATAGGGAGCTCTGTAATGTTAActtgggagaaagaaaagaatattcttGCTGGAAACATCCCTCATCCCCTGTATACTTTAATTTGAAGAGTCGTCTTAACTAAACTTCCACTTACATGGTAAACAATCAACAGTGGTAATTCAGACAATACAAATGTTTGCAAGAAAATTTCACCTACTTGAGTTGATAAATGGGTGGCTCTTCAGTCGGATATCCTGGTGGCAAAATCACCtgaaagaaatacaggaaaactATTCATTGGACTGCTTCTCTCAGCTAGCTGAGCTTTACTGAAGGACTCTGATGTCGAGGACTAGAACTACAACTAGTGTTACAAATGAAGCAAACAGCTGGGTGTGTTGATATAGAATTACAAGAACATCTGAATATCTGTATTTAGAATTCCGATAACGGTAACACATACAATTATATTTCATGGCGCCAtttttaaagaagcaaaataaagcaTGGAAAAAATTTGAAAGGAAGCTGCACACACGGTTACTGGACTTAAATAAGTGGCACCACATTTCCATAAGTAGACACGTCAGTGTTTCTTGCACTAAGAAACTTATTGCTTTCCGTGCTGAAGACATAAAGTAACGAGTTACTCAATTAAGTTGATCcaaattttgttttgtgaagCAACTGCAGCAGATTCGCTGAGGTGCGCTACACGAAGTCAATGttaaacatttttcagaaattagTCTTTGGAGAAGCACACTGAAATGTTTTTGCCAGGTGTGGAATTAAGATATGTAACTACTGAATATATCACAAGCACATCGATGTGTTACAGGAAAACAATCACTGAGAAGTCTTATCACAGATTCCAATTTAAGCTTCTTAATCCACCTTAGTAAATAATGAACCGTATTTAGAACGGTTTCATGCAGCACACATTTTCACCTGTCTCAGTCCAACTGCAAATTTTGTGCTAAACTCTTTACCACTATACCTGCAAACAGAGGGTCCATTTTGGTTGATCCAGACAATCACTAATCTTAATGCAGTAGATTTTTTCATCTTCATCAACAACACACCAATCTTCACCATAGATGGATGAAAGGGCTTCAATTTCATCaatctagaagaaaaaaaaccgAAACCATTATGCAAAAACAAATAACTCCCCCACAAAGCCCATAACTTTGTGTTGCActcacagtattttttaaatcttgctCTTCTACAGCTTACTGACAGATGTGACAAGATTCACTTTACTGGAATGCTGTAAGTATTGGGGATTCAGTCCTGATTCACAGTTGTGcctggggaggtttaggttggacatcagcaagaatttcttcacaaaaagggtgattagacactggaatggactgcccagggaggtggtggcaTCACCGTCCCtggctggaggtgtttaagaaaagactggacatggcactcagtgccatggtctagctgacaaggtggtgttgggtcacaGGCTGGACGATGAtctcgatgatctcagaggtcttttacaacccagctgattctgtgattctctagGTAACTTCTGCTCAGTTCTCCCACGCACACACCAGGCTTTTGCATTTCAATGGATAATCATTTTCAGCAGTGACAAGGTGAGCAAAGTGACACGGAGCAGCGACAACACATTCCCGCAGCTCCCTATCCGTGCAGCTCCCGGCTGGGTCGGAGCCCTGCAGGGGAAAGACGCCCGAGGGCTCGGCACTAAGCTCTTCCTGAGGAAGAGCGAGTACTCGGCAAATTCCCATAAAAAACCCGGAGAGTCTCCTTCCACACAGAAACCAAACACCTGGAACGGGGCCTTGGTGCGAACGCGCCACCGCGGGCGCGGAGCCGCTCACGGGGCCGGGGCTCACCGGAATCCCCCAAACCACCGCTCTCCCAGCAGCCCCCCCTCGCCCCCACCGCGGCTCACCTGCTGCTGGGCCCTTCCCGTGTCACTGGCCGCCATCGGGACCCAAGCGAAGGGAGACGAGTaggagggaaagggggagggagCCGCCCGGCGCCGGGCCGTGTGCGCAGCTGTGACCGTGacgccgcccgcccgcccttCCGCCGCAGGACTGAGGGCGCGGGTACGAGTCTGCTGACACGGAGCGACACAGAACCCGCGTTCTGCTTCTCTGGTAGACTCTCGCCTTATTCCTTACGCCCCGTTTTGAAAATAAACTGTGTAAACAGTTTATGTTTCAGTGGCGATTTTACCGATGCAGCCCGTTTTCACCTTGCATTTATGAGACTCGGAATGAGCGATTGACAAAACTACGTGATTTCTCAAAGGATCATAGGTGTTCCAAGCAGTTTTCGTTACAGCtctggaaattaatttcttttatttaacaCTGACAAGTTTAAGACATCTCTTTAGAGAGAGCACCAGTAAAGATACCTTTTGGCTTGTGTGCAAAGCATGCGTGTcacctttttttgtgtttttgtagTTCATGTTTTCTTCCACTGTGATTTTATGCTGACACAGTCATGAAGAATTCAagttaatatttgttttcccctttctcaAAAGCTTGGAGAATTCCTGGAGAACAAGATGAGAGTTCAGAAGGATTGTGACAATCAGGACAGGCGTTATAaagacaaaatcaaaacaaacaacccatCAAAAAAACtcacccaaaacaaaacaaaaaaccaaacaaaaacacctaaaaaaaccaacagaaaaaaaaatccaaaaaaccgcccagaaacaaaacaacaacaacaaaggcaaaaaaaaacccaaacaaaaataaaaacaaccaaaaaaccaaccaaccaaccaaccaaaaaacaacacaccACCGAAACCCAGGATGCAACTGAGTAGGGACAAACCTAACTGTATTATCAACTACATGTATTCTGGATGGAGATGGAGAACAACTGGTTGTACAGCAGTtctgcagaaattatttcagagttAAAATGAATCTAAGaccttctttttctccagtgtCAGAGACACAGTTGGTttaattcttt
This window harbors:
- the IMPACT gene encoding protein IMPACT isoform X2, whose amino-acid sequence is MAASDTGRAQQQIDEIEALSSIYGEDWCVVDEDEKIYCIKISDCLDQPKWTLCLQVILPPGYPTEEPPIYQLNAPWLRGQDYTELANSLEEIYLQNLGESILYLWVEKIREVLIEKAQSSEPEPDIKKTSEEVDEVDGEDFLLDYEPIQEDPIKMLNYMTSESQEDEELPPIHHGNPITDRRSTFQAHLAPVVTTRQILNVHNVLVVVSRWYGGILLGPDRFKHINNCARNVLVEYDYVPSVEESSRQAGKSKKIRKDNKKRTEH
- the IMPACT gene encoding protein IMPACT isoform X1 encodes the protein MAASDTGRAQQQIDEIEALSSIYGEDWCVVDEDEKIYCIKISDCLDQPKWTLCLQVILPPGYPTEEPPIYQLNAPWLRGQDYTELANSLEEIYLQNLGESILYLWVEKIREVLIEKAQSSEPEPDIKKTSEEVDEVDGEDFLLDYEPIQEDPIKMLNYMTSESQEDEELPPIHHGNPITDRRSTFQAHLAPVVTTRQVKRVLEKLYENKKIASATHNIYAYRIYCEDKQTFLQDCEDDGETAAGGRLLHLMQILNVHNVLVVVSRWYGGILLGPDRFKHINNCARNVLVEYDYVPSVEESSRQAGKSKKIRKDNKKRTEH